In Zea mays cultivar B73 chromosome 7, Zm-B73-REFERENCE-NAM-5.0, whole genome shotgun sequence, the following proteins share a genomic window:
- the LOC103632288 gene encoding SUPPRESSOR OF ABI3-5 isoform X3 → MDHGRYAPQHGWENNSAPNGYGVINEPDFRSGGSYNARRSVDEGFPRDSYGRGAFYHDTHDRNMYASPPSAGGMWSQPRRNHDEDYATARDHRSHRDFGADRSKRIGSRERAEFHGEFEDRYRSSHQSREDSYERDHEYGRYGYDSDYERGKRDSSWRRRDSCDSERERSGLSREREESPYTRHSRSRSHGRDDRSRSRSRSRSPRPRSHGRNQRDGLYYDNRFDRRREYDWDDRGHGDSVAPSATVVVKGLSLKTNDDDLYKILAQWGPLRSVRVIRERNSGMSRGFAFIDFPTVEAARRMMEATGENGLEIDGRNVFFQYSSKPTGGMGGPSLGQENFTRPTYGHRTAAAPCDWICTICGCMNFARRTSCFQCNEPRTEDALPADATGSASHFGRRGSELGPTHVLVVRGLDENADEEMLRYEFAKHAPIKDIRLVRDKFTHVSRGFAFVHFHSVEDATKALEATNGITLEKNGQVLRVAYAKSTHGPASGGSQSNSLAAAAIEAASFAQQYDAIGWAPKEYNPDDKQNNNSESQKDGSTAQSGFVWDEKSGYYYDSASGFYYDGTTGLYYDSNSGVWYSYDQQTQQYVPCNDQSNTKAAGEAASENTKTSDSNSGKKVVISAPAATIKQSEKTSLPDAVQAAANAALAAEKREKEKAKEIKLASKNSLIANKKMSNVLAMWKQRNQEGQAARIVLDDKEPANSDDKFSHSRSGTGFSLKSKPNSDLENAMGNSLGQGMTSTQTLDSVVKPRPVSNSLGTTVMGVIRGSARGVIKSDTTFHALSDAGSTDSRTTITTRASGLMTSSEALITPAPFKTDVSALVSNTPSGVSGSGKRRFSEAPGQSQYRDRAAERRNLYGSSHGTDTVGLDSTGDYPSRKGSSEIGSMPFPPGVGERSSGEIGNSENYEVITADRAIDESNVGNRILRNMGWQEGLGLGKDASGIKEPVLAKSVDARAGLGSQQRKPDPSLEAQAGDSYKTIIQKKAMARFKEMS, encoded by the exons ATGGATCATGGGCGTTATGCTCCACAACATGGATGGGAGAACAACAGT GCACCAAATGGGTATGGTGTAATTAATGAGCCAGATTTTAG GTCTGGTGGATCCTACAATGCTAGGAGATCTGTGGATGAAGGCTTTCCTAGAGATTCATATGGAAGGGGTGCATTCTATCATGATACACATGATAGAAATATGTATGCATCACCACCCTCTGCCGGTGGAATGTGGTCTCAGCCTCGAAGGAATCATGATGAGGACTATGCAACTGCAAGAGACCATAGAAG TCACCGTGATTTTGGTGCTGATAGGAGCAAAAGGATTGGAAGCAGAGAACGGGCGGAGTTTCATGGTGAGTTTGAAGACCGGTACCGCAGTTCTCACCAAAGCAGGGAGGACAGCTATGAGAGAGATCATGAATATGGTCGTTATGGTTATGATTCGGATTATGAAAGAGGCAAGAGAGATAGTAGCTGGAGAAGACGTGATTCATGTGACAGCGAACGTGAAAGGAGTGGATTAAGTCGTGAAAGAGAGGAAAGCCCGTACACGCGCCATAGCCGTTCTCGATCACATGGGCGCGATGACCGATCAAGATCACGGTCTAGATCAAGATCTCCTCGTCCGAGAAGTCATGGTcggaaccaaagagatggcctgtATTATGATAATCGATTTGACAGAAGAAGGGAATATGATTGGGATGATAGGGGGCATGGTGATTCAGTG GCTCCATCTGCCACTGTTGTTGTCAAGGGACTGTCCCTGAAGACTAATGATGATGACCTATATAAGATTCTT GCTCAGTGGGGACCTCTACGCAGTGTGCGTGTGATCAGGGAACGGAATTCTGGCATGTCTCGTGGATTTGCTTTTATTGACTTCCCCACTGTG GAAGCAGCCCGTAGAATGATGGAAGCTACAGGAGAGAATGGTCTCGAAATTGATGGCAGGAATGTGTTCTTTCAGTACAG TAGTAAACCAACCGGGGGGATGGGTGGGCCTTCTCTTGGACAAGAAAATTTTACGAGGCCTACTTATGGGCACAGGACTGCTGCTGCACCGTGTGACTGGATTTGTACTATATGCGGATGTATGAATTTTGCCCGCAGGACCTCCTGCTTTCAG TGCAATGAACCTCGTACTGAGGATGCTCTTCCAGCTGATGCGACAGGTTCCGCTTCACACTTTGGGAGAAGGGGATCTGAACTAG GTCCAACTCATGTTTTAGTTGTTCGTGGCTTGGATGAAAATGCTGATGAGGAAATGCTTCGGTACGAATTTGCTAAGCACGCACCAATAAAG GACATCCGCCTTGTTCGGGATAAGTTTACTCATGTGTCTAGAGGTTTTGCCTTCGTTCATTTCCATTCG GTGGAAGATGCTACGAAAGCTCTGGAAGCTACAAACGGGATTACACTTGAGAAAAACGGTCAGGTTTTGCGTGTAGCATATGCTAAAAGTACACATGGACCTGCATCAGGGGGTTCTCAGTCAAACAGCCTTGCTGCAGCTGCCATTGAGGCTGCATCATTTGCTCAGCAG TATGATGCCATAGGTTGGGCTCCAAAAGAGTACAATCCTGATGACAAACAGAACAACAACTCTGAATCTCAAAAAGATGGCAGCACAGCACAGTCGGGATTTGTTTGGGATGAAAAATCTGGTTACTACTATGATTCTGCATCTGGATTCTATTATGATGGAACTACTG GCCTTTACTATGACAGCAACTCTGGAGTTTGGTATTCATATGATCAACAGACTCAACAATATGTCCCTTGTAATGACCAGAGCAACACTAAGGCAGCCGGGGAGGCGGCCAGCGAAAACACGAAAACCTCAGATAGTAATAGTGGCAAAAAGGTTGTGATCTCTGCGCCTGCTGCCACAATTAAACAAAGTGAGAAAACTTCACTTCCTGACGCTGTTCAAGCTGCTGCAAATGCTGCACTGGCTGCAGAAaagagagaaaaggagaaggcaaAAGAGATTAAATTGGCCTCAAAAAATAGTCTCATAGCTAATAAGAAGATGAGCAATGTCCTAGCTATGTGGAAGCAAAGGAATCAAGAAGGGCAGGCCGCACGAATTGTCCTTGATGACAAAGAACCAGCAAATTCTGATGATAAATTTAGTCATTCACGTAGTGGAACTGGATTCTCTTTGAAAAGCAAGCCAAATTCTGACCTTGAAAATGCTATGGGCAATTCTCTTGGCCAAGGAATGACATCGACTCAAACATTGGATTCTGTTGTAAAGCCTAGACCTGTCAGTAACAGCTTAGGGACTACAGTTATGGGTGTCATAAGAGGTTCTGCTAGAGGAGTGATCAAGTCAGATACTACGTTTCACGCATTATCTGATGCTGGTAGCACTGATTCCCGCACCACTATAACCACAAGAGCAAGTGGGTTAATGACAAGTTCTGAGGCACTTATAACTCCTGCACCCTTCAAAACTGATGTGTCTGCCTTAGTCTCTAATACTCCATCGGGAGTTTCTGGGAGTGGTAAACGTCGGTTTTCTGAGGCACCGGGACAATCCCAGTACAGGGATCGAGCTGCAGAAAGACGAAATCTGTATGGATCATCTCATGGCACTGATACTGTTGGATTGGATTCAA CTGGTGACTATCCGTCCCGAAAGGGTTCAAGTGAGATAGGGTCGATGCCGTTTCCTCCTGGTGTGGGTGAACGTTCCAGTGGTGAAATTGGCAACAGCGAAAACTATGAAGTTATTACCGCTGATAGAGCAATCGATGAAAGCAATGTGGGCAACCGCATTCTACGCAACATGGGGTGGCAGGAGGGACTG
- the LOC103632288 gene encoding SUPPRESSOR OF ABI3-5 isoform X6, translating to MDHGRYAPQHGWENNSAPNGYGVINEPDFRSGGSYNARRSVDEGFPRDSYGRGAFYHDTHDRNMYASPPSAGGMWSQPRRNHDEDYATARDHRRSKRIGSRERAEFHGEFEDRYRSSHQSREDSYERDHEYGRYGYDSDYERGKRDSSWRRRDSCDSERERSGLSREREESPYTRHSRSRSHGRDDRSRSRSRSRSPRPRSHGRNQRDGLYYDNRFDRRREYDWDDRGHGDSVAPSATVVVKGLSLKTNDDDLYKILAQWGPLRSVRVIRERNSGMSRGFAFIDFPTVEAARRMMEATGENGLEIDGRNVFFQYSKPTGGMGGPSLGQENFTRPTYGHRTAAAPCDWICTICGCMNFARRTSCFQCNEPRTEDALPADATGSASHFGRRGSELGPTHVLVVRGLDENADEEMLRYEFAKHAPIKDIRLVRDKFTHVSRGFAFVHFHSVEDATKALEATNGITLEKNGQVLRVAYAKSTHGPASGGSQSNSLAAAAIEAASFAQQYDAIGWAPKEYNPDDKQNNNSESQKDGSTAQSGFVWDEKSGYYYDSASGFYYDGTTGLYYDSNSGVWYSYDQQTQQYVPCNDQSNTKAAGEAASENTKTSDSNSGKKVVISAPAATIKQSEKTSLPDAVQAAANAALAAEKREKEKAKEIKLASKNSLIANKKMSNVLAMWKQRNQEGQAARIVLDDKEPANSDDKFSHSRSGTGFSLKSKPNSDLENAMGNSLGQGMTSTQTLDSVVKPRPVSNSLGTTVMGVIRGSARGVIKSDTTFHALSDAGSTDSRTTITTRASGLMTSSEALITPAPFKTDVSALVSNTPSGVSGSGKRRFSEAPGQSQYRDRAAERRNLYGSSHGTDTVGLDSTGDYPSRKGSSEIGSMPFPPGVGERSSGEIGNSENYEVITADRAIDESNVGNRILRNMGWQEGLGLGKDASGIKEPVLAKSVDARAGLGSQQRKPDPSLEAQAGDSYKTIIQKKAMARFKEMS from the exons ATGGATCATGGGCGTTATGCTCCACAACATGGATGGGAGAACAACAGT GCACCAAATGGGTATGGTGTAATTAATGAGCCAGATTTTAG GTCTGGTGGATCCTACAATGCTAGGAGATCTGTGGATGAAGGCTTTCCTAGAGATTCATATGGAAGGGGTGCATTCTATCATGATACACATGATAGAAATATGTATGCATCACCACCCTCTGCCGGTGGAATGTGGTCTCAGCCTCGAAGGAATCATGATGAGGACTATGCAACTGCAAGAGACCATAGAAG GAGCAAAAGGATTGGAAGCAGAGAACGGGCGGAGTTTCATGGTGAGTTTGAAGACCGGTACCGCAGTTCTCACCAAAGCAGGGAGGACAGCTATGAGAGAGATCATGAATATGGTCGTTATGGTTATGATTCGGATTATGAAAGAGGCAAGAGAGATAGTAGCTGGAGAAGACGTGATTCATGTGACAGCGAACGTGAAAGGAGTGGATTAAGTCGTGAAAGAGAGGAAAGCCCGTACACGCGCCATAGCCGTTCTCGATCACATGGGCGCGATGACCGATCAAGATCACGGTCTAGATCAAGATCTCCTCGTCCGAGAAGTCATGGTcggaaccaaagagatggcctgtATTATGATAATCGATTTGACAGAAGAAGGGAATATGATTGGGATGATAGGGGGCATGGTGATTCAGTG GCTCCATCTGCCACTGTTGTTGTCAAGGGACTGTCCCTGAAGACTAATGATGATGACCTATATAAGATTCTT GCTCAGTGGGGACCTCTACGCAGTGTGCGTGTGATCAGGGAACGGAATTCTGGCATGTCTCGTGGATTTGCTTTTATTGACTTCCCCACTGTG GAAGCAGCCCGTAGAATGATGGAAGCTACAGGAGAGAATGGTCTCGAAATTGATGGCAGGAATGTGTTCTTTCAGTACAG TAAACCAACCGGGGGGATGGGTGGGCCTTCTCTTGGACAAGAAAATTTTACGAGGCCTACTTATGGGCACAGGACTGCTGCTGCACCGTGTGACTGGATTTGTACTATATGCGGATGTATGAATTTTGCCCGCAGGACCTCCTGCTTTCAG TGCAATGAACCTCGTACTGAGGATGCTCTTCCAGCTGATGCGACAGGTTCCGCTTCACACTTTGGGAGAAGGGGATCTGAACTAG GTCCAACTCATGTTTTAGTTGTTCGTGGCTTGGATGAAAATGCTGATGAGGAAATGCTTCGGTACGAATTTGCTAAGCACGCACCAATAAAG GACATCCGCCTTGTTCGGGATAAGTTTACTCATGTGTCTAGAGGTTTTGCCTTCGTTCATTTCCATTCG GTGGAAGATGCTACGAAAGCTCTGGAAGCTACAAACGGGATTACACTTGAGAAAAACGGTCAGGTTTTGCGTGTAGCATATGCTAAAAGTACACATGGACCTGCATCAGGGGGTTCTCAGTCAAACAGCCTTGCTGCAGCTGCCATTGAGGCTGCATCATTTGCTCAGCAG TATGATGCCATAGGTTGGGCTCCAAAAGAGTACAATCCTGATGACAAACAGAACAACAACTCTGAATCTCAAAAAGATGGCAGCACAGCACAGTCGGGATTTGTTTGGGATGAAAAATCTGGTTACTACTATGATTCTGCATCTGGATTCTATTATGATGGAACTACTG GCCTTTACTATGACAGCAACTCTGGAGTTTGGTATTCATATGATCAACAGACTCAACAATATGTCCCTTGTAATGACCAGAGCAACACTAAGGCAGCCGGGGAGGCGGCCAGCGAAAACACGAAAACCTCAGATAGTAATAGTGGCAAAAAGGTTGTGATCTCTGCGCCTGCTGCCACAATTAAACAAAGTGAGAAAACTTCACTTCCTGACGCTGTTCAAGCTGCTGCAAATGCTGCACTGGCTGCAGAAaagagagaaaaggagaaggcaaAAGAGATTAAATTGGCCTCAAAAAATAGTCTCATAGCTAATAAGAAGATGAGCAATGTCCTAGCTATGTGGAAGCAAAGGAATCAAGAAGGGCAGGCCGCACGAATTGTCCTTGATGACAAAGAACCAGCAAATTCTGATGATAAATTTAGTCATTCACGTAGTGGAACTGGATTCTCTTTGAAAAGCAAGCCAAATTCTGACCTTGAAAATGCTATGGGCAATTCTCTTGGCCAAGGAATGACATCGACTCAAACATTGGATTCTGTTGTAAAGCCTAGACCTGTCAGTAACAGCTTAGGGACTACAGTTATGGGTGTCATAAGAGGTTCTGCTAGAGGAGTGATCAAGTCAGATACTACGTTTCACGCATTATCTGATGCTGGTAGCACTGATTCCCGCACCACTATAACCACAAGAGCAAGTGGGTTAATGACAAGTTCTGAGGCACTTATAACTCCTGCACCCTTCAAAACTGATGTGTCTGCCTTAGTCTCTAATACTCCATCGGGAGTTTCTGGGAGTGGTAAACGTCGGTTTTCTGAGGCACCGGGACAATCCCAGTACAGGGATCGAGCTGCAGAAAGACGAAATCTGTATGGATCATCTCATGGCACTGATACTGTTGGATTGGATTCAA CTGGTGACTATCCGTCCCGAAAGGGTTCAAGTGAGATAGGGTCGATGCCGTTTCCTCCTGGTGTGGGTGAACGTTCCAGTGGTGAAATTGGCAACAGCGAAAACTATGAAGTTATTACCGCTGATAGAGCAATCGATGAAAGCAATGTGGGCAACCGCATTCTACGCAACATGGGGTGGCAGGAGGGACTG
- the LOC103632288 gene encoding SUPPRESSOR OF ABI3-5 isoform X1, with protein MDHGRYAPQHGWENNSAPNGYGVINEPDFRSGGSYNARRSVDEGFPRDSYGRGAFYHDTHDRNMYASPPSAGGMWSQPRRNHDEDYATARDHRRHDTDYRNDGKHHEFDSYRGVDRLHDNYRATDNYYESGSHRDFGADRSKRIGSRERAEFHGEFEDRYRSSHQSREDSYERDHEYGRYGYDSDYERGKRDSSWRRRDSCDSERERSGLSREREESPYTRHSRSRSHGRDDRSRSRSRSRSPRPRSHGRNQRDGLYYDNRFDRRREYDWDDRGHGDSVAPSATVVVKGLSLKTNDDDLYKILAQWGPLRSVRVIRERNSGMSRGFAFIDFPTVEAARRMMEATGENGLEIDGRNVFFQYSSKPTGGMGGPSLGQENFTRPTYGHRTAAAPCDWICTICGCMNFARRTSCFQCNEPRTEDALPADATGSASHFGRRGSELGPTHVLVVRGLDENADEEMLRYEFAKHAPIKDIRLVRDKFTHVSRGFAFVHFHSVEDATKALEATNGITLEKNGQVLRVAYAKSTHGPASGGSQSNSLAAAAIEAASFAQQYDAIGWAPKEYNPDDKQNNNSESQKDGSTAQSGFVWDEKSGYYYDSASGFYYDGTTGLYYDSNSGVWYSYDQQTQQYVPCNDQSNTKAAGEAASENTKTSDSNSGKKVVISAPAATIKQSEKTSLPDAVQAAANAALAAEKREKEKAKEIKLASKNSLIANKKMSNVLAMWKQRNQEGQAARIVLDDKEPANSDDKFSHSRSGTGFSLKSKPNSDLENAMGNSLGQGMTSTQTLDSVVKPRPVSNSLGTTVMGVIRGSARGVIKSDTTFHALSDAGSTDSRTTITTRASGLMTSSEALITPAPFKTDVSALVSNTPSGVSGSGKRRFSEAPGQSQYRDRAAERRNLYGSSHGTDTVGLDSTGDYPSRKGSSEIGSMPFPPGVGERSSGEIGNSENYEVITADRAIDESNVGNRILRNMGWQEGLGLGKDASGIKEPVLAKSVDARAGLGSQQRKPDPSLEAQAGDSYKTIIQKKAMARFKEMS; from the exons ATGGATCATGGGCGTTATGCTCCACAACATGGATGGGAGAACAACAGT GCACCAAATGGGTATGGTGTAATTAATGAGCCAGATTTTAG GTCTGGTGGATCCTACAATGCTAGGAGATCTGTGGATGAAGGCTTTCCTAGAGATTCATATGGAAGGGGTGCATTCTATCATGATACACATGATAGAAATATGTATGCATCACCACCCTCTGCCGGTGGAATGTGGTCTCAGCCTCGAAGGAATCATGATGAGGACTATGCAACTGCAAGAGACCATAGAAGGCATGACACTGATTATCGCAATGATGGAAAGCATCATGAGTTTGATTCATACAGAGGAGTTGATAGACTCCATGATAATTATCGTGCTACTGACAACTATTATGAATCTGGCAGTCACCGTGATTTTGGTGCTGATAGGAGCAAAAGGATTGGAAGCAGAGAACGGGCGGAGTTTCATGGTGAGTTTGAAGACCGGTACCGCAGTTCTCACCAAAGCAGGGAGGACAGCTATGAGAGAGATCATGAATATGGTCGTTATGGTTATGATTCGGATTATGAAAGAGGCAAGAGAGATAGTAGCTGGAGAAGACGTGATTCATGTGACAGCGAACGTGAAAGGAGTGGATTAAGTCGTGAAAGAGAGGAAAGCCCGTACACGCGCCATAGCCGTTCTCGATCACATGGGCGCGATGACCGATCAAGATCACGGTCTAGATCAAGATCTCCTCGTCCGAGAAGTCATGGTcggaaccaaagagatggcctgtATTATGATAATCGATTTGACAGAAGAAGGGAATATGATTGGGATGATAGGGGGCATGGTGATTCAGTG GCTCCATCTGCCACTGTTGTTGTCAAGGGACTGTCCCTGAAGACTAATGATGATGACCTATATAAGATTCTT GCTCAGTGGGGACCTCTACGCAGTGTGCGTGTGATCAGGGAACGGAATTCTGGCATGTCTCGTGGATTTGCTTTTATTGACTTCCCCACTGTG GAAGCAGCCCGTAGAATGATGGAAGCTACAGGAGAGAATGGTCTCGAAATTGATGGCAGGAATGTGTTCTTTCAGTACAG TAGTAAACCAACCGGGGGGATGGGTGGGCCTTCTCTTGGACAAGAAAATTTTACGAGGCCTACTTATGGGCACAGGACTGCTGCTGCACCGTGTGACTGGATTTGTACTATATGCGGATGTATGAATTTTGCCCGCAGGACCTCCTGCTTTCAG TGCAATGAACCTCGTACTGAGGATGCTCTTCCAGCTGATGCGACAGGTTCCGCTTCACACTTTGGGAGAAGGGGATCTGAACTAG GTCCAACTCATGTTTTAGTTGTTCGTGGCTTGGATGAAAATGCTGATGAGGAAATGCTTCGGTACGAATTTGCTAAGCACGCACCAATAAAG GACATCCGCCTTGTTCGGGATAAGTTTACTCATGTGTCTAGAGGTTTTGCCTTCGTTCATTTCCATTCG GTGGAAGATGCTACGAAAGCTCTGGAAGCTACAAACGGGATTACACTTGAGAAAAACGGTCAGGTTTTGCGTGTAGCATATGCTAAAAGTACACATGGACCTGCATCAGGGGGTTCTCAGTCAAACAGCCTTGCTGCAGCTGCCATTGAGGCTGCATCATTTGCTCAGCAG TATGATGCCATAGGTTGGGCTCCAAAAGAGTACAATCCTGATGACAAACAGAACAACAACTCTGAATCTCAAAAAGATGGCAGCACAGCACAGTCGGGATTTGTTTGGGATGAAAAATCTGGTTACTACTATGATTCTGCATCTGGATTCTATTATGATGGAACTACTG GCCTTTACTATGACAGCAACTCTGGAGTTTGGTATTCATATGATCAACAGACTCAACAATATGTCCCTTGTAATGACCAGAGCAACACTAAGGCAGCCGGGGAGGCGGCCAGCGAAAACACGAAAACCTCAGATAGTAATAGTGGCAAAAAGGTTGTGATCTCTGCGCCTGCTGCCACAATTAAACAAAGTGAGAAAACTTCACTTCCTGACGCTGTTCAAGCTGCTGCAAATGCTGCACTGGCTGCAGAAaagagagaaaaggagaaggcaaAAGAGATTAAATTGGCCTCAAAAAATAGTCTCATAGCTAATAAGAAGATGAGCAATGTCCTAGCTATGTGGAAGCAAAGGAATCAAGAAGGGCAGGCCGCACGAATTGTCCTTGATGACAAAGAACCAGCAAATTCTGATGATAAATTTAGTCATTCACGTAGTGGAACTGGATTCTCTTTGAAAAGCAAGCCAAATTCTGACCTTGAAAATGCTATGGGCAATTCTCTTGGCCAAGGAATGACATCGACTCAAACATTGGATTCTGTTGTAAAGCCTAGACCTGTCAGTAACAGCTTAGGGACTACAGTTATGGGTGTCATAAGAGGTTCTGCTAGAGGAGTGATCAAGTCAGATACTACGTTTCACGCATTATCTGATGCTGGTAGCACTGATTCCCGCACCACTATAACCACAAGAGCAAGTGGGTTAATGACAAGTTCTGAGGCACTTATAACTCCTGCACCCTTCAAAACTGATGTGTCTGCCTTAGTCTCTAATACTCCATCGGGAGTTTCTGGGAGTGGTAAACGTCGGTTTTCTGAGGCACCGGGACAATCCCAGTACAGGGATCGAGCTGCAGAAAGACGAAATCTGTATGGATCATCTCATGGCACTGATACTGTTGGATTGGATTCAA CTGGTGACTATCCGTCCCGAAAGGGTTCAAGTGAGATAGGGTCGATGCCGTTTCCTCCTGGTGTGGGTGAACGTTCCAGTGGTGAAATTGGCAACAGCGAAAACTATGAAGTTATTACCGCTGATAGAGCAATCGATGAAAGCAATGTGGGCAACCGCATTCTACGCAACATGGGGTGGCAGGAGGGACTG